Proteins encoded in a region of the Bacillota bacterium genome:
- a CDS encoding DUF421 domain-containing protein, with protein sequence MFEVLYRTVLIYFVVLIMIRLMGKREIGQLSPFDFVVAIIIAEVAALPMESTDIPLLRGLLPLFILAFLEIAFSYAALHSRWLRQVMCGSPQVVIKDGQILRAEMRRARYNIDDLLSQLREKGYLDPGEVAFAVLENSGRLSVVPRSDNRPVIRKDLGLGSGSDTRDEELPYILVADGEVLTRNLSAIGRDGTWLEKELQKRGLTSEQVFLATYSRDRGFFVSKREGFHRKAAKK encoded by the coding sequence GTGTTCGAGGTGTTATACCGGACCGTTCTAATCTATTTTGTGGTACTCATAATGATCAGGCTGATGGGCAAGCGCGAGATAGGGCAGCTTTCACCCTTCGACTTTGTGGTGGCCATCATCATTGCGGAAGTGGCGGCACTGCCGATGGAGTCAACGGATATCCCTCTCTTGCGCGGGCTACTGCCCCTGTTTATCCTGGCCTTTCTTGAAATAGCGTTTTCCTACGCGGCGCTGCACAGCCGCTGGCTCAGGCAGGTTATGTGCGGGTCGCCGCAGGTTGTGATAAAAGACGGACAAATACTGCGTGCGGAAATGAGACGGGCGCGTTACAATATCGACGACCTTTTGAGTCAACTCCGCGAAAAAGGATATCTGGATCCGGGCGAGGTGGCTTTTGCGGTTTTGGAAAACTCGGGAAGACTCAGCGTTGTTCCCCGAAGCGATAATAGACCGGTGATCCGCAAAGATTTGGGCCTCGGTTCCGGGTCGGATACAAGAGATGAAGAACTGCCGTACATTCTGGTAGCCGACGGGGAGGTGCTGACGCGAAACCTGTCGGCCATCGGGAGAGACGGTACATGGCTGGAGAAAGAACTTCAAAAACGCGGCCTGACATCGGAACAGGTGTTTTTGGCCACCTACTCACGGGACCGCGGGTTTTTTGTAAGTAAAAGGGAAGGATTTCATCGTAAAGCGGCGAAAAAATAA